One stretch of Zingiber officinale cultivar Zhangliang chromosome 6B, Zo_v1.1, whole genome shotgun sequence DNA includes these proteins:
- the LOC121988713 gene encoding peptidyl-prolyl cis-trans isomerase FKBP53-like has protein sequence MAFWGVEVKPGNPYTHAYDEARGRLRISQATLGNGKATTKSVVQCNVGKKSPVLLCSLIPDKSEACRLELEFEEEAEVVFSVVGPRSVHLSGYYIGANRGGCYGGDETDSYGEDIGEEDSETNEEFDTEEDEYDSDFIDDGDIEMFPSSPHHKSNVVIEEIVDDETATNGNVTHHSLKKKRQVSDTDNDDDDDSQLQLSVKSKATAVVESEDEDGFPISFSIRKSDTKNELKDKKTGKKKNAEDRKRKIDAISQETDPSRDVTSIEQNHDLSENVETHIVQNDGKQKKKKEKSMKEKKLDAEVIKGDENAVQNANGIDQNCPSEADKPLNESDGSSGGKKKKNRKKKVKDEIANEKAGEEIAMKEPEMNQDAAELILGSHIAKGEQSVEEAVNDEVPDDDKSLSQKSKKKKKKKAKKGNNPENDSSVNEPVSVPEEHKHGQHKTRTFSNGLTIEELSMGQPDGKKASPGSKVSVNYVGKLKNGTIFDSNVGARPFKFRLGVGHVIKGWDVGIAGMRTGDKRRLLIPPSMGYGDKNVGKIPANSWLVFEVELVDVK, from the exons ATGGCGTTTTGGG GGGTGGAGGTGAAGCCGGGAAATCCTTACACTCACGCCTACGATGAAGCTCGCGGTAGGCTTCGCATCAGCCAG GCGACGTTGGGAAATGGTAAGGCTACCACAAAGAGCGTTGTGCAGTGTAATGTTGGCAAAAAGAGTCCTGTTTTGCTTTGCAGTTTGATTCCTGATAAAAGTGAGGCTTGTCGCTTGGAGCTCGAGTTTGAGGAGGAGGCTGAGGTTGTCTTCTCAGTTGTAGGGCCGAGAAGCGTCCACCTTTCTGGATATTATATTGGCGCTAATCGGGGCGGCTGCTATGGTGGAGATGAGAC TGATTCATATGGTGAAGATATTGGAGAGGAGGATTCCGAGACCAATGAGGAATTTGACACGGAGGAGGATGAGTATGATTCTGACTTTATTGATGATGGTGATATTGAAATGTTCCCATCGTCTCCTCATCATAAAAGCAATG TTGTAATTGAGGAGATTGTAGATGATGAAACGGCAACAAATGGAAATGTTACTCATCACAGTTTAAAGAAAAAGAGGCAAGTGAGTGATACTGATAATGACGACGACGACGATTCTCAGCTCCAATTGTCTGTCAAGTCTAAGGCAACTGCAGTTGTtgaaagtgaagatgaagatggtTTTCCAATCTCTTTTTCGATAAGGAAAAGTGACACTAAGAATGAACTGAAAGATAAGAAAACAGGTAAGAAGAAAAATGCTGAGGACAGGAAAAGGAAGATTGATGCAATAAGCCAAGAGACTGATCCTTCAAG GGATGTAACGAGCATCGAGCAGAACCATGACCTTTCTGAAAATGTTGAAACTCATATCGTTCAAAATGATGGGAagcagaaaaagaagaaagagaagagcaTGAAGGAAAAAAAGCTTGATGCAGAAGTGATTAAAGGGGACGAAAATGCAGTTCAAAATGCCAATGGCATAGATCAAAATTGTCCCTCTGAAGCTGACAAGCCACTTAATGAAAG TGATGGAAGCAGTGGtggcaaaaagaaaaaaaatagaaagaaaaaggTTAAAGATGAAATTGCCAATGAAAAAGCTGGTGAAGAGATTGCCATGAAGGAACCAGAAATGAATCAAGATGCTGCAGAGCTTATATTGGGTTCTCATATTGCCAAGGGGGAACAATCTGTGGAAGAGGCGGTCAATGATGA GGTTCCTGATGATGACAAAAGCCTCTCACAAAaatccaagaagaagaagaagaagaaggcgaagAAGGGTAATAACCCTGAGAATGATTCAAGCGTTAATGAGCCTGTCAGTGTGccagaagaacataaacatgggCAGCACAAAACAAGaacattttcaaatggtttgacTATTGAGGAGCTGTCTATGGGCCAACCTGATGGGAAGAAAGCTTCTCCTGGTAGTAAG GTTTCTGTAAACTATGTTGGCAAGTTAAAGAATGGAACGATTTTCGACTCAAATGTTGGTGCAAGACCTTTTAAATTCCGACTTG GTGTTGGACATGTCATCAAGGGATGGGATGTAGGCATTGCTG GCATGCGAACTGGGGACAAAAGAAGACTCCTCATTCCACCATCAATGGG ATACGGGGACAAGAATGTTGGAAAAATACCAGCAAACTCATGGCTTGTCTTCGAGGTGGAGCTGGTGGATGTTAAATGA